The proteins below come from a single Acaryochloris sp. CCMEE 5410 genomic window:
- a CDS encoding Calx-beta domain-containing protein translates to MPPINDDQSLAASITSIGETQSYTFTAQAGDLIKAFVDNLTGGRVRIQLLDSDGVTVLEEQSSPLNTRDVGVGLTSLPFNIPATDQYTLVVAGVGNTTGNYTVGLTNFTENSQTIADNQVVASSLDFAGDGEAYTFTAQAGDLIEAFVDNLTGGRVRIRLLDLNGVTVLEEQSSPLNTRDVGVGLTSLPFAIAATGQYTLLVDGVGDTTGNYTVGLTNFTENSQTIADNQVVASSLDFAGDGEAYTFTAQAGDLIEAFVDNLTGGRVRIRLLDSNGVTVLEEQSSPLNTRDVGVGLTSLPFAIAATGQYTLLVDGVGDTTGNYTVGLTNFTENSQTIADNQVVASSLDFAGDGEAYTFTAQTGDLIGAFVDNLTGGRVRIRLLDSNGVTVLDEQSSPLNTRDVSIENFQIQNSGTYTLLVDGVGDTTGNYILNFNGASSPSLSLSISPNSISENGGTATATLTRNSTIGDLTVDLMSDDITEATVPAQVTILDGQDSVEFTVNGVDDVVVDGNQLVMISASATGFSNASSTLIITDDDTAPPPTADIDYAIATSAVTLTEGDSGAQQVTFTVTRTEITQVASAAVIQTGTGTIQSTSSAFSQVAAAQAATSIDFTIGGTATNTEDFTNIGGTSGASGLTGTINFGVGETSKTITLDVLGDTNIEPDETIVVSLANATSPGTATISTNSATTTILNDDVAPPPPPPPADIDYAIATNPVTLTEGDSGTQQVTFTVTRTGATQVASSIDFSFDGTATNTEDFNNIGGTSGAAGLTGTINFAADETSKTITLDVLGDTDIELDETIVVSLANGTAPGTATISTNSATTTILNDDVAPPPPPPPPPADIDYAIATNPVTLTEGDSGTQQVTFTVTRTGATQVASSIDFSFDGTATNTEDFNNIGGTSGAAGLTGTINFAADETSKTITLDVLGDTDIELDETIVVSLANGTAPGTATISTNSATTTILNDDAAPPPPADIDYVIATSAVTVTEGDSGAQQVTFTVTRTGATQDASSVDFAFGGTATNTEDFNNIGGTSGAAGLTGTINFGVDETSKTITLDVLGDSDIEPDETIVVSLANGTAPGTATISTDSATTTILNDDVAPPPPPPPADIDYAIVTSAVALTEGDSGTQQVTFTVTRTGSTQNASSVDFTFGGTATNTEDFNNIGGTSGASGLTGTINFGVDETSKTITLDVLGDTHIEPDETIVVSLSNGTAPGIATISTDSATTTILNDDFSNEDNDSDDEGEERNENDSGDGEENTSSGKVLHGTHGHDKLVGMDGQDTIRGLGGDDHLFGRGGNDHIQGNAGKDTLKGGSGDDELLGGHGRDYLFGGDGHDRLRGGNGKDLLVGGAGSDTFVLEPGEERDYILDFDVAVDKVILMAGHLSFDDLRVTSVGHSSAVSVASTGDHLAFFAGVGADLLNDHIFMVIENPDQV, encoded by the coding sequence ATGCCTCCTATTAATGATGACCAAAGTCTTGCTGCGAGTATTACCTCTATAGGAGAGACTCAAAGTTATACCTTCACTGCTCAAGCAGGAGACTTGATTAAAGCCTTTGTTGATAATTTGACCGGAGGCCGAGTCAGAATTCAGTTGTTAGATTCAGATGGTGTAACTGTTTTAGAAGAACAAAGCTCGCCTTTGAACACTCGGGATGTTGGTGTTGGATTAACCTCTCTACCATTTAACATTCCCGCAACAGATCAGTATACGCTGGTAGTAGCTGGAGTAGGAAACACAACAGGAAACTACACAGTAGGCCTGACCAACTTTACCGAAAACTCTCAGACCATTGCAGATAACCAAGTTGTCGCCTCTTCTCTTGACTTTGCAGGAGATGGGGAAGCCTATACCTTTACCGCTCAAGCCGGTGACCTGATAGAAGCCTTTGTCGATAATTTGACAGGAGGTCGAGTCCGGATTCGATTGCTGGATTTGAATGGTGTGACAGTTTTAGAAGAGCAAAGTTCGCCTTTGAACACACGAGATGTTGGTGTTGGATTAACCTCTCTACCATTTGCCATTGCAGCGACAGGCCAGTACACCCTATTGGTCGATGGAGTCGGAGACACAACGGGAAACTACACAGTAGGCCTGACCAACTTTACCGAAAACTCTCAGACCATTGCGGATAACCAAGTTGTCGCCTCTTCTCTTGACTTTGCAGGAGACGGGGAAGCCTATACCTTTACTGCTCAAGCCGGTGACCTGATAGAAGCCTTTGTCGATAATTTGACCGGAGGTCGAGTCCGGATTCGATTGCTGGATTCGAATGGTGTGACAGTTTTAGAAGAGCAAAGTTCGCCTTTGAACACTCGGGATGTTGGTGTTGGATTAACCTCTCTACCATTTGCCATTGCAGCGACAGGCCAGTACACCCTATTGGTCGATGGGGTAGGAGACACAACGGGAAACTACACAGTAGGCCTGACCAACTTTACCGAAAACTCTCAGACCATTGCGGATAACCAAGTTGTCGCCTCTTCTCTTGACTTTGCAGGAGATGGGGAAGCCTATACCTTTACCGCTCAGACCGGTGACCTGATAGGAGCCTTTGTTGATAATTTGACTGGAGGTCGCGTCCGGATTCGATTATTGGATTCGAATGGTGTGACAGTTCTAGACGAGCAAAGCTCTCCACTGAACACTCGAGATGTGTCAATAGAAAACTTTCAAATTCAGAATTCCGGAACCTACACACTGCTTGTGGATGGTGTAGGTGATACAACTGGAAACTATATTTTGAATTTTAATGGAGCTTCTTCTCCTTCTCTGAGTTTAAGTATTAGTCCCAATAGCATTTCAGAAAATGGTGGTACAGCGACAGCAACATTGACTCGGAATTCAACGATTGGCGATTTAACGGTTGATCTAATGAGCGATGATATTACTGAAGCTACAGTACCAGCTCAAGTCACCATTCTAGATGGCCAAGATTCAGTTGAATTTACCGTCAATGGAGTGGATGATGTTGTGGTTGATGGTAATCAACTCGTCATGATTAGTGCATCGGCTACTGGATTTTCCAATGCCAGTAGTACCTTGATCATTACTGATGATGACACTGCGCCCCCTCCAACTGCTGATATTGATTACGCTATAGCGACGAGTGCCGTAACGCTCACTGAGGGGGATAGTGGAGCCCAGCAAGTCACCTTCACCGTCACTCGAACAGAGATCACTCAGGTTGCTAGCGCTGCAGTTATTCAAACAGGAACCGGTACGATTCAATCTACTAGCAGTGCGTTCTCTCAAGTGGCTGCTGCTCAAGCTGCTACAAGCATTGACTTTACGATTGGTGGCACAGCAACGAATACTGAAGATTTCACTAATATTGGTGGCACCAGTGGTGCTTCGGGATTAACGGGCACTATTAATTTTGGTGTTGGTGAAACCAGTAAGACGATTACCCTTGATGTTCTGGGCGACACCAATATTGAACCCGATGAAACCATCGTTGTGTCTCTTGCTAATGCTACTTCTCCTGGTACAGCAACTATCAGCACTAACTCTGCGACCACAACTATCTTGAACGATGATGTTGCTCCACCGCCGCCCCCACCCCCAGCTGATATTGACTACGCCATAGCAACAAATCCAGTCACGTTGACTGAGGGAGATAGTGGAACCCAACAAGTTACCTTTACGGTTACTCGGACAGGAGCAACTCAAGTTGCTAGCAGCATCGATTTCAGTTTTGATGGCACTGCAACCAATACGGAAGATTTCAACAATATTGGCGGCACTAGTGGTGCTGCTGGTTTAACTGGAACTATCAATTTTGCAGCAGATGAAACCAGTAAAACCATCACGTTGGATGTCTTGGGTGACACTGATATCGAACTAGATGAGACTATCGTTGTTTCCCTTGCCAATGGGACTGCTCCTGGTACAGCAACTATCAGCACTAACTCTGCGACCACAACTATCTTGAACGATGATGTTGCTCCACCGCCGCCCCCACCCCCACCCCCAGCTGATATTGACTACGCCATAGCAACAAATCCAGTCACGTTGACTGAGGGAGATAGCGGAACCCAACAAGTCACTTTCACAGTCACTCGAACAGGGGCTACTCAAGTTGCCAGCAGCATCGATTTCAGTTTTGATGGTACTGCAACTAATACTGAAGATTTCAATAATATTGGTGGCACCAGTGGTGCTGCTGGTTTAACTGGAACGATCAATTTTGCAGCAGATGAAACCAGTAAAACCATCACGTTGGATGTCTTGGGTGACACTGATATCGAGTTAGATGAGACCATTGTTGTGTCCCTTGCTAATGGAACTGCTCCTGGCACCGCAACTATCAGCACTAACTCTGCGACCACAACCATCTTGAACGATGATGCTGCACCACCTCCACCTGCTGATATTGATTACGTCATTGCTACGAGTGCAGTAACTGTCACGGAGGGAGATAGTGGAGCACAGCAAGTCACATTTACAGTGACTCGAACAGGGGCCACTCAAGATGCCAGCAGTGTTGACTTTGCGTTTGGTGGTACAGCTACTAATACGGAAGACTTTAACAATATTGGGGGTACCAGTGGTGCTGCTGGTTTAACTGGAACGATCAATTTTGGAGTAGATGAAACTAGCAAAACGATTACCCTTGATGTTCTAGGTGATAGTGATATTGAGCCAGATGAGACTATTGTGGTGTCCCTTGCCAATGGGACTGCTCCTGGTACTGCGACTATCAGCACGGACTCTGCGACTACAACCATCTTGAATGATGATGTTGCTCCACCTCCGCCTCCACCCCCAGCTGATATTGACTACGCCATAGTGACCAGTGCAGTCGCGCTGACTGAGGGAGATAGTGGAACCCAACAGGTCACTTTCACAGTCACTCGAACTGGCTCTACTCAAAATGCTAGCAGTGTTGACTTTACGTTTGGAGGTACTGCAACCAATACGGAAGATTTCAACAATATTGGCGGTACCAGTGGCGCATCTGGTTTAACTGGGACTATCAATTTTGGTGTCGATGAAACTAGCAAAACCATCACCCTTGATGTATTAGGCGACACGCATATAGAGCCTGATGAAACCATTGTGGTGTCCCTTTCGAATGGAACTGCCCCCGGCATCGCAACTATTAGCACCGACTCTGCCACCACCACTATCTTGAACGATGATTTCTCGAATGAAGATAATGATTCGGATGATGAGGGAGAGGAGAGAAATGAGAATGATTCAGGAGATGGCGAAGAAAATACTAGCTCGGGCAAAGTGCTGCATGGGACTCATGGCCATGACAAACTTGTCGGTATGGATGGACAGGACACCATTAGAGGCCTTGGCGGTGACGATCATCTATTTGGACGGGGTGGTAATGATCATATTCAGGGTAATGCTGGCAAGGATACTCTCAAGGGAGGATCGGGTGATGATGAGTTGCTAGGAGGCCATGGTCGTGATTATCTGTTTGGCGGTGATGGTCATGATCGATTGAGAGGTGGAAACGGTAAAGATCTGCTGGTTGGTGGCGCAGGATCAGATACTTTTGTCCTTGAACCGGGTGAAGAGAGAGATTATATTCTTGATTTTGATGTAGCTGTTGATAAAGTGATCTTGATGGCCGGGCATCTCTCATTTGACGACCTTAGGGTTACCTCTGTAGGACACAGCTCAGCGGTAAGCGTTGCAAGTACAGGCGATCATCTGGCTTTCTTTGCAGGTGTAGGTGCAGACTTACTCAATGACCATATATTTATGGTGATTGAAAATCCTGATCAAGTTTGA
- a CDS encoding MerR family transcriptional regulator, with product MKVGELAQQTGVSVRTLHHYDEIGLLSPSRRTEAGYRLYGDDDIIRLQQIVSLRQLGFSLAQIQDCLNQNEFSPHNVVQLHLSKLKEHIELQQQLYARLEIIASQLQSTEATSIQDFLQLIEVTTMIEKHYTPEQQAQLRDRRETLGEEHIHQVEAEWQTLIDQARTEMAKGTNPASEAMQVIAQKWQSLIQQFTGGDSRVASSLQSMYQQEGAEVASRGMVDAELMEFMGKAMAATKGSNDIGQV from the coding sequence ATGAAAGTGGGCGAATTAGCTCAACAAACTGGCGTCTCCGTGCGTACATTGCACCACTACGACGAGATCGGTTTACTCTCGCCCTCTCGACGCACCGAAGCAGGATATCGACTCTATGGCGATGATGACATTATTCGCTTGCAGCAAATTGTCTCATTACGTCAACTTGGTTTTTCCCTAGCGCAGATCCAAGACTGCTTGAATCAGAATGAGTTTTCTCCCCATAACGTGGTGCAACTGCATCTATCCAAACTCAAAGAGCACATTGAGCTACAGCAGCAGCTATATGCACGGCTAGAAATCATCGCTTCTCAGCTGCAGTCTACAGAAGCAACCTCAATCCAGGACTTCCTTCAATTAATAGAGGTCACAACCATGATCGAGAAACACTACACTCCAGAACAGCAAGCGCAACTTCGGGATAGACGGGAAACCCTAGGTGAAGAGCACATCCATCAGGTCGAGGCAGAATGGCAAACGCTCATTGACCAAGCCCGGACTGAAATGGCAAAAGGCACGAATCCAGCTAGTGAAGCCATGCAAGTCATTGCCCAAAAATGGCAATCACTGATCCAACAGTTCACCGGGGGCGATTCAAGAGTTGCCTCATCTTTACAGTCGATGTATCAACAAGAGGGGGCAGAGGTAGCTAGTAGAGGCATGGTGGATGCT